In one Brassica oleracea var. oleracea cultivar TO1000 chromosome C9, BOL, whole genome shotgun sequence genomic region, the following are encoded:
- the LOC106318796 gene encoding pentatricopeptide repeat-containing protein At5g44230: MARHGASSGISSHSRRFSTAVNPINISLRSKQLIQLGRINNPDTFPEITHQKELQASSLTSKLDDCTGLHQIKQVHAHVIRQGHDQSCYIITKLIRTLTRLGVPMDPYPRRVMELVQFRNPFLWTAVIRGYAVQGNLSEAVSMYGCMRKEGITPASFTFSALLKACGSVGDLSLGRQFHAQTFRLSGFCSVYVGNTMIDLYVKCGSMECARKVFDEMPERDVISWTELIAVYAKAGDMDSAAELFENLPKKDIVAWTAMVTGFVQNAKPQEALEYFHRMEMSGVLPDEVAVVGFISACAQLGASKYADRAVEIALKSGYSPSGHVVIGSALIDMYSKCGDVEEAVNVFESMNNKNVFSYSSMILGLAMHGRAREALDLFHYMVKQTTIKPNTVTFVGVLTACSHAGLVDQGRQIFASMHQTFGVEPTCDLYTCMVDLLGRAGRLQEALEVIKTMSVEPHGGVWGALLGACKIHKDPDVAEIAAKHLFEIEPDVIGNYILLCNVYASAGDWEGVLSVRKLIKEKGLKKTPAVSWVVDENGQTHKFFPGNMNHPMSDKIQETLEELVQRLTVLGYEPDLSSVPYNASDDEKRSILICHTEKLALAFSLLTTSRDCEIKIMKNLRMCQDCHTFMRLASEVTGRVIIMRDNMRFHHFRSGACSCGDFW, from the coding sequence ATGGCGAGGCACGGCGCCAGCTCCGGGATCTCGTCTCATTCTCGCCGATTCTCCACGGCGGTGAACCCCATCAACATAAGCTTACGTTCGAAACAACTAATTCAGCTCGGACGCATCAACAATCCCGATACCTTTCCAGAGATCACTCATCAGAAAGAACTCCAAGCGTCATCGCTCACCTCGAAGCTCGACGACTGCACCGGCCTCCACCAAATCAAACAAGTCCACGCTCACGTTATCCGACAAGGACACGACCAAAGCTGCTACATCATCACCAAGCTAATCCGCACGCTCACCAGGCTCGGCGTCCCCATGGATCCCTACCCTCGCCGCGTGATGGAGCTTGTTCAGTTCCGCAACCCCTTCCTCTGGACCGCCGTGATTCGCGGCTACGCGGTTCAAGGTAACCTGTCGGAAGCCGTTTCTATGTATGGATGCATGAGGAAAGAAGGGATCACTCCTGCTTCTTTCACTTTCTCTGCTCTTTTGAAAGCTTGCGGTTCGGTCGGAGATTTGAGTTTAGGTCGGCAGTTTCACGCGCAGACCTTTCGACTCAGTGGGTTCTGTTCTGTATACGTTGGCAACACAATGATCGATCTGTATGTGAAATGCGGGTCTATGGAATGTGCACGTAAGGTGTTCGATGAAATGCCTGAACGGGACGTGATATCGTGGACTGAGCTTATAGCAGTGTATGCGAAAGCTGGGGATATGGACTCCGCAGCGGAGCTGTTTGAAAACTTGCCGAAGAAGGATATTGTGGCTTGGACAGCTATGGTTACGGGGTTTGTGCAGAACGCTAAACCTCAGGAAGCGTTAGAGTATTTCCATAGAATGGAGATGTCAGGAGTTTTACCTGATGAAGTTGCTGTCGTCGGGTTTATATCGGCTTGTGCGCAGCTTGGAGCAAGCAAATACGCGGACCGGGCTGTCGAAATCGCTTTAAAATCTGGTTATTCTCCTAGTGGTCACGTTGTTATAGGCTCTGCGTTGATAGATATGTACTCAAAATGTGGAGATGTAGAAGAAGCAGTAAATGTGTTTGAGTCGATGAACAACAAGAATGTTTTCTCTTACAGTTCTATGATCCTTGGTCTCGCTATGCACGGGCGTGCTCGCGAGGCTTTGGATCTGTTCCATTACATGGTAAAACAGACCACGATAAAACCAAACACGGTTACTTTCGTTGGTGTGCTTACGGCTTGTAGCCACGCAGGACTTGTAGACCAAGGGCGTCAAATATTCGCGTCTATGCATCAAACATTCGGCGTTGAACCAACGTGTGACCTCTATACCTGTATGGTCGATCTTCTAGGCCGTGCAGGAAGGTTGCAAGAAGCTCTTGAAGTGATTAAAACAATGTCCGTGGAGCCACACGGAGGTGTGTGGGGTGCGTTGCTCGGCGCCTGCAAGATCCACAAGGATCCTGACGTTGCGGAGATCGCTGCAAAACATTTGTTTGAGATTGAACCAGATGTTATCGGTAACTATATCTTGCTATGTAATGTATACGCTTCAGCTGGTGACTGGGAAGGTGTTTTAAGCGTGCGGAAACTGATTAAAGAAAAGGGTTTGAAGAAGACACCAGCGGTTAGCTGGGTTGTGGATGAGAATGGTCAGACGCACAAGTTTTTCCCGGGAAATATGAACCATCCGATGTCGGATAAGATTCAAGAGACGTTAGAAGAGCTTGTACAGAGATTAACTGTTCTAGGTTATGAACCGGATTTGAGCTCCGTTCCCTACAATGCGAGTGATGATGAGAAGAGGTCGATACTGATTTGTCACACTGAGAAGCTGGCTTTAGCGTTCTCCTTGCTCACTACGAGCAGAGATTGTGAGATAAAGATAATGAAGAATCTGAGGATGTGTCAAGATTGTCACACGTTTATGCGTTTGGCGTCGGAGGTCACAGGGAGGGTTATTATAATGAGGGATAATATGAGATTCCATCACTTTAGGAGTGGAGCTTGTTCCTGTGGTGATTTTTGGTGA